ATCGACGAGGTGGGCCGCGGCGCCTGGGCGGGGCCCGTCACGGTGTGCGCGGTGGTCACCGACCTGTCGGAGCCGCCGCCGGGGCTGACGGACTCCAAGCAGCTCTCGGCCGCCAGGCGCGGGCCGCTCGCCGGCGAGCTGGCGACCTGGGCGATCGGCATCGGCTACGGCGAGGCCACCCACACGGAGATCGACGTGCTGGGCATGACCGAGGCCCTGCGCAGGGCGGCCCGCAGGGCGCTGGAGGCGCTGCCGGTACGCCCGGACGCGGTGATCCTCGACGGCAAGCACGACTACATCGGCCCGCCGTGGCCGGTGCGCCTGGAGATCAAGGGGGACGCCGCGAGCATCTCGGTCGCGGCCGCTTCGGTCCTGGCGAAGGTCCGCCGCGA
The nucleotide sequence above comes from Nonomuraea helvata. Encoded proteins:
- a CDS encoding ribonuclease HII, whose product is MAPTYDIEHLLLSQPSIRTVAGIDEVGRGAWAGPVTVCAVVTDLSEPPPGLTDSKQLSAARRGPLAGELATWAIGIGYGEATHTEIDVLGMTEALRRAARRALEALPVRPDAVILDGKHDYIGPPWPVRLEIKGDAASISVAAASVLAKVRRDTYMGTIGCDEYGFAENAGYPSPLHQEALARLGPTAHHRLSWSYLDDLPQWRHLKHHRDPLVCEGQETLFG